The Macrobrachium nipponense isolate FS-2020 chromosome 1, ASM1510439v2, whole genome shotgun sequence genome includes a window with the following:
- the LOC135219412 gene encoding acetylcholinesterase-like isoform X1, producing the protein MSHPTTHTLFSSASPYSFVIEAIMHFTMTWQRLLVVAWVLSGVCGEVNSRDPLVVQTLKGSVRGVTLNTPTGRQVDAWYSIPYAQPPIGELRFRHPRPIDRWHGVKDTITLPKSCIQLPDTFFGDFPGATMWNPNTEMSEDCLYLNVVVPKPRPRNAAVMVWIYGGGFYSGTSTLDVYDYKTLAAEQNVIIVAPQYRVASLGFLYMMDSGVPGNAGLFDQLMALQWVHDNIRFFGGNPDNITLFGESAGAVSVSMHLLSPLSRNLFSQAIMQSGSATAPWAIISKEESILRGLRLAEAVGCPHNANNLTGVIYCLRHTNATTLVRHEPSNGICDFPFVPIIDGAFLDELPIKSLRNNNFKKTNILVGSNTEEGYFFIMYFLPSIFRREEDIYVTRPEFETSVGKLHPYFNDVVRQAIMFEYTNWLNPDDGAMNRDAIDKMVGDYHFTCNANELAYYYALAGNNVYYYYYQHRSSQHLWPKWMGVLHGDEIAFVFGNPLNPEKQYTLEEQDLSRRMMTYWANFAKTGNPSEGTNNAWTETFWPVHTALGREYLTLSINSTAIGRGPRLKKCAFWKKFAPKLLHLTGNVRNKGPEQCPSTAGGSAIVRVWATGIRGGTMSGWLTMWLPLLTALLLLIYSPIKRP; encoded by the exons ATGTCTCATCCTACTACACACACCCTATTTTCTTCTGCTAGCCCATACTCCTTCGTCATTGAGGCAATCATGCACTT CACCATGACGTGGCAAAGGTTGTTGGTGGTAGCGTGGGTGCTGAGTGGCGTTTGTGGAGAAGTTAACTCACGTGACCCTCTTGTGGTGCAAACACTCAAAGGATCCGTGCGAGGAGTTACGCTGAACACTCCAACTGGCCGCCAAGTTGATGCCTGGTACAGTATTCCATATGCCCAGCCCCCAATTGGAGAGTTACGGTTTCGTCACCCAAGACCAATCGATCGCTGGCATGGCGTTAAGGACACCATAACACTTCCAAAATCTTGTATCCAACTCCCAGATACCTTCTTTGGTGATTTCCCAGGAGCCACCATGTGGAATCCCAATACAGAAATGAGTGAAGATTGTCTCTACCTCAACGTAGTCGTTCCAAAACCACGTCCACGTAATGCTGCCGTCATGGTTTGGATCTATGGAGGAGGGTTTTACTCAGGAACGTCCACTCTTGATGTCTATGACTACAAAACTTTGGCAGCTGAACAAAATGTCATCATTGTTGCTCCTCAGTATCGTGTAGCTTCACTTGGTTTCTTGTACATGATGGACTCAGGTGTTCCAGGCAATGCTGGGTTGTTTGATCAGTTGATGGCTTTGCAATGGGTGCATGACAACATCCGCTTTTTCGGTGGAAATCCCGACAACATTACTCTCTTTGGTGAATCAGCTGGAGCTGTAAGTGTCAGCATGCATTTGCTGTCGCCCTTATCGAGAAACCTTTTCAGCCAAGCCATCATGCAGTCAGGATCTGCTACAGCTCCATGGGCCATCATCAGCAAAGAAGAGAGCATCCTTCGTGGTCTGAGGTTAGCCGAAGCAGTTGGCTGTCCACATAATGCCAACAACCTAACCGGAGTGATCTACTGTCTTCGCCACACCAATGCCACAACCCTTGTCAGACATGAACCTTCGAATGGTATTTGTGATTTCCCTTTTGTACCAATCATAGATGGAGCCTTCCTGGATGAACTACCAATCAAATCACTGCGTAATAACAActtcaaaaaaacaaatattcttgTGGGAAGTAATACTGAAGAGGGCTATTTCTTTATCATGTACTTCCTCCCTTCAATCTTCCGCCGAGAAGAGGATATCTATGTAACTCGACCAGAATTTGAAACATCCGTTGGTAAATTACACCCTTACTTCAACGATGTTGTCCGTCAAGCCATCATGTTTGAGTACACTAACTGGCTAAACCCTGATGATGGTGCTATGAACCGAGACGCCATTGACAAAATGGTTGGAGACTATCATTTCACCTGCAATGCTAATGAACTGGCTTACTACTATGCTCTGGCTGGGAACAatgtttactactactactatcaacATCGCTCCTCACAACACCTGTGGCCTAAATGGATGGGAGTTTTACACGGTGATGAAATCGCTTTTGTCTTTGGAAACCCTCTGAACCCAGAGAAGCAGTACACACTCGAGGAACAAGACCTGTCACGCCGCATGATGACCTACTGGGCAAACTTTGCTAAGACAGG GAACCCAAGTGAAGGCACCAACAATGCGTGGACTGAGACATTCTGGCCGGTGCACACAGCGCTGGGAAGGGAATACCTGACTCTCTCCATCAACAGCACTGCCATCGGAAGAGGACCGCGGCTCAAAAAATGCGCTTTCTGGAAAAAATTTGCACCAAAGCTTTTGCATTTGACAG
- the LOC135219412 gene encoding acetylcholinesterase-like isoform X2 — translation MSHPTTHTLFSSASPYSFVIEAIMHFTMTWQRLLVVAWVLSGVCGEVNSRDPLVVQTLKGSVRGVTLNTPTGRQVDAWYSIPYAQPPIGELRFRHPRPIDRWHGVKDTITLPKSCIQLPDTFFGDFPGATMWNPNTEMSEDCLYLNVVVPKPRPRNAAVMVWIYGGGFYSGTSTLDVYDYKTLAAEQNVIIVAPQYRVASLGFLYMMDSGVPGNAGLFDQLMALQWVHDNIRFFGGNPDNITLFGESAGAVSVSMHLLSPLSRNLFSQAIMQSGSATAPWAIISKEESILRGLRLAEAVGCPHNANNLTGVIYCLRHTNATTLVRHEPSNGICDFPFVPIIDGAFLDELPIKSLRNNNFKKTNILVGSNTEEGYFFIMYFLPSIFRREEDIYVTRPEFETSVGKLHPYFNDVVRQAIMFEYTNWLNPDDGAMNRDAIDKMVGDYHFTCNANELAYYYALAGNNVYYYYYQHRSSQHLWPKWMGVLHGDEIAFVFGNPLNPEKQYTLEEQDLSRRMMTYWANFAKTGNPSEGTNNAWTETFWPVHTALGREYLTLSINSTAIGRGPRLKKCAFWKKFAPKLLHLTGPEQCPSTAGGSAIVRVWATGIRGGTMSGWLTMWLPLLTALLLLIYSPIKRP, via the exons ATGTCTCATCCTACTACACACACCCTATTTTCTTCTGCTAGCCCATACTCCTTCGTCATTGAGGCAATCATGCACTT CACCATGACGTGGCAAAGGTTGTTGGTGGTAGCGTGGGTGCTGAGTGGCGTTTGTGGAGAAGTTAACTCACGTGACCCTCTTGTGGTGCAAACACTCAAAGGATCCGTGCGAGGAGTTACGCTGAACACTCCAACTGGCCGCCAAGTTGATGCCTGGTACAGTATTCCATATGCCCAGCCCCCAATTGGAGAGTTACGGTTTCGTCACCCAAGACCAATCGATCGCTGGCATGGCGTTAAGGACACCATAACACTTCCAAAATCTTGTATCCAACTCCCAGATACCTTCTTTGGTGATTTCCCAGGAGCCACCATGTGGAATCCCAATACAGAAATGAGTGAAGATTGTCTCTACCTCAACGTAGTCGTTCCAAAACCACGTCCACGTAATGCTGCCGTCATGGTTTGGATCTATGGAGGAGGGTTTTACTCAGGAACGTCCACTCTTGATGTCTATGACTACAAAACTTTGGCAGCTGAACAAAATGTCATCATTGTTGCTCCTCAGTATCGTGTAGCTTCACTTGGTTTCTTGTACATGATGGACTCAGGTGTTCCAGGCAATGCTGGGTTGTTTGATCAGTTGATGGCTTTGCAATGGGTGCATGACAACATCCGCTTTTTCGGTGGAAATCCCGACAACATTACTCTCTTTGGTGAATCAGCTGGAGCTGTAAGTGTCAGCATGCATTTGCTGTCGCCCTTATCGAGAAACCTTTTCAGCCAAGCCATCATGCAGTCAGGATCTGCTACAGCTCCATGGGCCATCATCAGCAAAGAAGAGAGCATCCTTCGTGGTCTGAGGTTAGCCGAAGCAGTTGGCTGTCCACATAATGCCAACAACCTAACCGGAGTGATCTACTGTCTTCGCCACACCAATGCCACAACCCTTGTCAGACATGAACCTTCGAATGGTATTTGTGATTTCCCTTTTGTACCAATCATAGATGGAGCCTTCCTGGATGAACTACCAATCAAATCACTGCGTAATAACAActtcaaaaaaacaaatattcttgTGGGAAGTAATACTGAAGAGGGCTATTTCTTTATCATGTACTTCCTCCCTTCAATCTTCCGCCGAGAAGAGGATATCTATGTAACTCGACCAGAATTTGAAACATCCGTTGGTAAATTACACCCTTACTTCAACGATGTTGTCCGTCAAGCCATCATGTTTGAGTACACTAACTGGCTAAACCCTGATGATGGTGCTATGAACCGAGACGCCATTGACAAAATGGTTGGAGACTATCATTTCACCTGCAATGCTAATGAACTGGCTTACTACTATGCTCTGGCTGGGAACAatgtttactactactactatcaacATCGCTCCTCACAACACCTGTGGCCTAAATGGATGGGAGTTTTACACGGTGATGAAATCGCTTTTGTCTTTGGAAACCCTCTGAACCCAGAGAAGCAGTACACACTCGAGGAACAAGACCTGTCACGCCGCATGATGACCTACTGGGCAAACTTTGCTAAGACAGG GAACCCAAGTGAAGGCACCAACAATGCGTGGACTGAGACATTCTGGCCGGTGCACACAGCGCTGGGAAGGGAATACCTGACTCTCTCCATCAACAGCACTGCCATCGGAAGAGGACCGCGGCTCAAAAAATGCGCTTTCTGGAAAAAATTTGCACCAAAGCTTTTGCATTTGACAG
- the LOC135219412 gene encoding acetylcholinesterase-like isoform X3: protein MSHPTTHTLFSSASPYSFVIEAIMHFTMTWQRLLVVAWVLSGVCGEVNSRDPLVVQTLKGSVRGVTLNTPTGRQVDAWYSIPYAQPPIGELRFRHPRPIDRWHGVKDTITLPKSCIQLPDTFFGDFPGATMWNPNTEMSEDCLYLNVVVPKPRPRNAAVMVWIYGGGFYSGTSTLDVYDYKTLAAEQNVIIVAPQYRVASLGFLYMMDSGVPGNAGLFDQLMALQWVHDNIRFFGGNPDNITLFGESAGAVSVSMHLLSPLSRNLFSQAIMQSGSATAPWAIISKEESILRGLRLAEAVGCPHNANNLTGVIYCLRHTNATTLVRHEPSNGICDFPFVPIIDGAFLDELPIKSLRNNNFKKTNILVGSNTEEGYFFIMYFLPSIFRREEDIYVTRPEFETSVGKLHPYFNDVVRQAIMFEYTNWLNPDDGAMNRDAIDKMVGDYHFTCNANELAYYYALAGNNVYYYYYQHRSSQHLWPKWMGVLHGDEIAFVFGNPLNPEKQYTLEEQDLSRRMMTYWANFAKTGNPSEGTNNAWTETFWPVHTALGREYLTLSINSTAIGRGPRLKKCAFWKKFAPKLLHLTGEGGECACRYHEDSTKDGTCHIPHQRGPFN, encoded by the exons ATGTCTCATCCTACTACACACACCCTATTTTCTTCTGCTAGCCCATACTCCTTCGTCATTGAGGCAATCATGCACTT CACCATGACGTGGCAAAGGTTGTTGGTGGTAGCGTGGGTGCTGAGTGGCGTTTGTGGAGAAGTTAACTCACGTGACCCTCTTGTGGTGCAAACACTCAAAGGATCCGTGCGAGGAGTTACGCTGAACACTCCAACTGGCCGCCAAGTTGATGCCTGGTACAGTATTCCATATGCCCAGCCCCCAATTGGAGAGTTACGGTTTCGTCACCCAAGACCAATCGATCGCTGGCATGGCGTTAAGGACACCATAACACTTCCAAAATCTTGTATCCAACTCCCAGATACCTTCTTTGGTGATTTCCCAGGAGCCACCATGTGGAATCCCAATACAGAAATGAGTGAAGATTGTCTCTACCTCAACGTAGTCGTTCCAAAACCACGTCCACGTAATGCTGCCGTCATGGTTTGGATCTATGGAGGAGGGTTTTACTCAGGAACGTCCACTCTTGATGTCTATGACTACAAAACTTTGGCAGCTGAACAAAATGTCATCATTGTTGCTCCTCAGTATCGTGTAGCTTCACTTGGTTTCTTGTACATGATGGACTCAGGTGTTCCAGGCAATGCTGGGTTGTTTGATCAGTTGATGGCTTTGCAATGGGTGCATGACAACATCCGCTTTTTCGGTGGAAATCCCGACAACATTACTCTCTTTGGTGAATCAGCTGGAGCTGTAAGTGTCAGCATGCATTTGCTGTCGCCCTTATCGAGAAACCTTTTCAGCCAAGCCATCATGCAGTCAGGATCTGCTACAGCTCCATGGGCCATCATCAGCAAAGAAGAGAGCATCCTTCGTGGTCTGAGGTTAGCCGAAGCAGTTGGCTGTCCACATAATGCCAACAACCTAACCGGAGTGATCTACTGTCTTCGCCACACCAATGCCACAACCCTTGTCAGACATGAACCTTCGAATGGTATTTGTGATTTCCCTTTTGTACCAATCATAGATGGAGCCTTCCTGGATGAACTACCAATCAAATCACTGCGTAATAACAActtcaaaaaaacaaatattcttgTGGGAAGTAATACTGAAGAGGGCTATTTCTTTATCATGTACTTCCTCCCTTCAATCTTCCGCCGAGAAGAGGATATCTATGTAACTCGACCAGAATTTGAAACATCCGTTGGTAAATTACACCCTTACTTCAACGATGTTGTCCGTCAAGCCATCATGTTTGAGTACACTAACTGGCTAAACCCTGATGATGGTGCTATGAACCGAGACGCCATTGACAAAATGGTTGGAGACTATCATTTCACCTGCAATGCTAATGAACTGGCTTACTACTATGCTCTGGCTGGGAACAatgtttactactactactatcaacATCGCTCCTCACAACACCTGTGGCCTAAATGGATGGGAGTTTTACACGGTGATGAAATCGCTTTTGTCTTTGGAAACCCTCTGAACCCAGAGAAGCAGTACACACTCGAGGAACAAGACCTGTCACGCCGCATGATGACCTACTGGGCAAACTTTGCTAAGACAGG GAACCCAAGTGAAGGCACCAACAATGCGTGGACTGAGACATTCTGGCCGGTGCACACAGCGCTGGGAAGGGAATACCTGACTCTCTCCATCAACAGCACTGCCATCGGAAGAGGACCGCGGCTCAAAAAATGCGCTTTCTGGAAAAAATTTGCACCAAAGCTTTTGCATTTGACAG